One Kribbella sp. NBC_00662 genomic region harbors:
- a CDS encoding helix-turn-helix domain-containing protein → MVRKFTQVRWRPGKLGTAAVEPEDVVQARREIRLSMALARAVYERRVELGLTQSQLAERAGLTQAKVSRIEGSDTVPTLPSLSKLAHALDASLDIALDGDETRVSFTPHKTDAA, encoded by the coding sequence ATGGTTCGGAAATTCACCCAGGTCCGGTGGCGTCCGGGGAAGCTGGGCACAGCTGCAGTCGAGCCCGAAGACGTCGTACAGGCGCGTCGCGAGATCCGACTGTCGATGGCCCTTGCTCGAGCTGTTTACGAACGGCGTGTCGAGCTCGGTCTCACCCAGAGCCAGCTTGCTGAGCGTGCCGGGTTGACGCAGGCGAAGGTCTCGCGCATCGAAGGTTCGGACACCGTCCCCACACTGCCGTCGCTCTCGAAGCTCGCGCACGCCTTGGACGCATCGCTCGACATCGCACTTGACGGCGACGAGACTCGAGTCTCGTTCACCCCGCACAAGACCGACGCCGCCTGA
- a CDS encoding NAD-dependent epimerase/dehydratase family protein produces MRVLVTGDRGYIGAVMVPFLRAAGHSVDGLDTGLYEGCDLLGGPDPIGDRAPRDMRDVTARELEGYDAVVCLAALSNDPLGNLDKAATYSVNLDGTLNVAQAAKDAGVERFLFASSCSLYGAAGSEAVGEDAEMFPVTAYGETKALAEQELSKLADDTFSPTYLRNATAYGASTRLRLDIVVNNLTAIALTSGQVRLESDGTPWRPLVHIEDISRAFLTVLESPRDVIHDEAFNVGRSEDVVQVRDIAEMVREAVPGSTLSIAEGAGPDLRNYKVDFSKLNDTFPELQLQWTVRKGVEELYDAYQRHGLTLDDFNSAQFVRLRRIQQLLSAGLVDGQLRRQTDGQFPGPKEMQ; encoded by the coding sequence ATGAGGGTTCTGGTCACCGGGGATCGGGGTTATATCGGGGCCGTCATGGTGCCGTTCCTGCGGGCCGCCGGGCACAGCGTCGACGGTCTGGATACGGGCCTGTACGAAGGGTGTGACCTGCTCGGCGGGCCGGACCCGATCGGGGACAGGGCGCCGCGGGACATGCGGGACGTGACCGCGCGCGAGCTCGAGGGGTACGACGCGGTGGTATGTCTGGCCGCCCTGTCGAACGATCCACTCGGCAACCTGGACAAGGCCGCGACGTACTCGGTCAACCTGGACGGCACGCTGAACGTCGCGCAGGCCGCCAAGGACGCGGGCGTCGAACGGTTCCTGTTCGCGTCGTCGTGCAGCCTGTACGGCGCGGCCGGCTCCGAGGCGGTCGGCGAGGACGCCGAGATGTTCCCGGTCACGGCGTACGGCGAGACCAAGGCGCTGGCCGAGCAGGAGCTGTCGAAGCTTGCCGACGACACCTTCAGCCCGACGTACCTGCGCAACGCGACCGCCTACGGCGCGTCGACCCGGCTGCGGCTGGACATCGTGGTCAACAATCTGACCGCGATCGCGCTGACGTCCGGTCAGGTCCGGCTGGAGAGCGACGGTACGCCGTGGCGCCCGCTGGTCCACATCGAGGACATCAGCCGCGCGTTCCTGACCGTGCTCGAGTCGCCGCGGGACGTGATCCACGACGAGGCGTTCAACGTCGGCCGGTCCGAGGACGTCGTCCAGGTCCGCGACATCGCCGAGATGGTCCGCGAGGCCGTGCCCGGCTCGACACTGTCGATCGCCGAGGGCGCCGGCCCGGACCTGCGCAACTACAAGGTCGACTTCAGCAAGCTCAACGACACGTTCCCCGAGCTGCAGCTGCAGTGGACGGTCCGCAAGGGCGTCGAGGAGCTGTACGACGCCTACCAGCGGCACGGTCTCACGCTCGACGACTTCAACTCCGCCCAGTTCGTGCGTCTGCGCCGGATCCAGCAGCTGCTCAGCGCCGGACTCGTCGACGGCCAGCTGCGGCGCCAGACCGACGGGCAGTTCCCGGGACCGAAGGAGATGCAGTGA